In Pseudomonas oryzihabitans, the DNA window CCGGCTGTATCCGGAATTGATGCAGGCGCCGGCCAATGGCGACGGCTGCGACTACCGCAGCGCCGACGTCTGGCAATTCGCCCCCTGGTACCTGACGCCCAAGGGCCTCTACCTGGGCCCGACCTTCTACCGCGCCGCCCGCAGCTGCGACGAACCCGGCGGTACCCTGGTGCCCTACGCCGAAGTCCGGAAACATCCGGGGCCGCGGGTGGGATTGCTGCCGCACTGAGGCCTAGGTTGGCGCCGGGTAATGTTGGGCTTCGACGATGAAGGCGTCTCAATCCAACCTACGCGGTGGTCGACCAAGCAGCAGTAGGTTGGCGCTGAGCGCAGCGAAGCCCAACGAGGCTCCCGTTGGGCTTCGACCATAGAGCTGTCTCGGTCCAGCCTATAAAAGCGGTCGTAGCGCGGAGAACTGCATGGCGGTTTCCACCGGGAAGGAAGGTCCCGCGTGGGTAAGGCTGCGCCGTTACCCACCCTGCGGTCGCCGTCAGCCCCTAGCGTGGAAAACCGCAAAGCGTTTTCCACTGGCAATGAGGTATTTGCGGCGGAAAGCCGCCCTTCATCCACCTCTACTCGTCGGCGATCAGCCGCTTGCCCAGGGTGACGACCTCGGCCTCGGCATAGCCCAGCGCGGTATAGAAGCCGATGATCGCCGCGTTGTCCCGCCGTACCATCAGCTGCAGCTTGGGGCAGCCTCTTTCGATCAGCAGCCGTTCGCCGGTCTCTACCAGGCGGCGCGCATGGCCGCGGCGCTGATGCTCCGGTGCCACGGCGAGGTAATAGAGCCAGCCGCGATGGCCGTCGGTGCCGAGCATGGCGCTGGCCATGAGGATGCCGTCCACTTCGCCTACGAGGAACAATTCCGGCTGCTCGGCCAGCTTGCGCTGGATGTCGCGGTAGGGATCGTTCCAGGGGCGGGTCAGGCCGCAGACCTGCCAGAGGCTGGCGACGGCCTCGGTGTCGGCGGGCTGGAACGGACGGATGTGCATGGGGAGTCCGGCAGGGGGGGGCGGAGCTCAAAGATAACAGGCGGGGGTGTGGGCTTCGAGGAGGGTGCTGGCTTTGACGGCGCTATTGCGGCCATGGGCCGCTCCTACGGGTTTTGACATCCTGTAGGAGCGGCCCATGGCCGCGATAAGAGCGTTGCTCCTACGGAACGGCGTCAGTAGGAGCGGGCGCATCAGCGGACTGCCGTGGCCGGGATTGAGACGTCAGAAGCCGCTAGAGAAAGTTCTCCGCATAGTGGCAGGCCACCTGGCGGGCTTCCACGTTGCGCAGCGCCGGCACCTCGGTCTTGCACTTCTCCGTCGCATAGGGGCAGCGACGGTGGAAGACGCAACCGGGTGGCGGATCCAGCGGGTTGGGCAGTTCGCCCTGGATGCGGATGCGCGGCTTGCTCGGATCCGGGTGCAGGCTCGGGGTGGCCGACAGCAGCATCTGGGTATAGGGATGCAGGGGCCGCTCGAACAGCAGGTCGCGATTGGTCTTTTCGACGATGCAGCCCAGGTACATCACCATCACCTCGTCGGCGATATGGCGCACCACCGAGAGGTTGTGGGAGATGAACACATAGGCGGTCCGGTACTGCTGCTGCAGATCCATGAACAGATTGAGCACCTGCGCCTGGATGGAGACGTCCAGCGCCGAGGTCGGCTCGTCCGCCACCAGCACCTTGGGCTGCAGCATCATGGCGCGAGCCACGGCGATGCGCTGGCGCTGGCCGCCGGAGAACATGTGCGGATAGCGCTGGTAGTGCTCCGGTCGCAACCCCACCTGCTGCATCATCGCCTGGACCTTCTCGCGTCTTTCAGCGCGCGAGAGGCTGGTGTTGATCTGCAGCGGTTCGGCCAGCTGATCGCCGATCTTGCGCCGCGGATTGAGCGAGGCATAGGGATTCTGGAATACCATCTGCACCTCGCGGCGCAGCTCCTTGCGGCGAGCGGCATCGGCCTTGGCGACGTCCTGGCCACCAATGACCAGGCTGCCGGTAGTGGGCTGCTCGATCAGGGTCAGGGCGCGGGCCAGGGTGGACTTGCCGCAGCCGGACTCCCCCACCACGGCCAGGGTGCGTCCGGCCTGGAGGTCGAAGGAGACGCCGTTGAGCGCCTTGACCGTGGCGTTGTCCTTGAACAGGCCGCGGGACAGCTGATAGTGCTGGGTCAGGTCACGGGCTTCGAGCACGTTCCCCTGGGTGACAGGGGTTTCGAGGACGGTGGCTTCAGACGGCGCCATGGCGATCCTCCGGCAGCTGACTGGGACGTTGATGTTCGGGCAGCACTTCGGGCGCCTCGCCCGGGCCGACATTGCGCGGGAAGAAGCAGCGCACCGCTCCGCGGTCGTAGGGCTCCAGCGCCGGACGCTCCTGGCAGCGCGGCTGCACATAGGGGCAGCGCGGGCTGAGCAGGCAGCCGGCCGGCCGGTCGTAGCGACCGGGCACGATGCCGGGCAGGGTGTGCAGGCGGTCCGTCTGGCTATGCTCGGGAATGGCCGCGAGCAGGGCTTCGGTGTAGGGGTGGGCGGGCGCGTCGAACAGCGTCGGCACCACGCCTTTCTCCACCGCCTGGCCGGCATACATCACCACCACGCGCTGGGCGGTCTCGGCCACCACGGCGAGGTCGTGGGTGATGAGGATCAGCCCCATGCCCTCGTCACGCTGCAGGTTGACCAGCAGTTCCATGATCTGCGCCTGGATGGTCACGTCCAGGGCGGTGGTGGGTTCGTCGGCGATCAGCAGGCGCGGCTCGGCGGCGATGGCCATGGCGATGGCGACGCGCTGGCTCATGCCCCCTGACAGCTGGTGCGGATAGGCGCCGAGGCGACTGGCCGCGGCCGGGATCTCGACCTTTTCCAGCAGCTCCAGGGCGCGCTGGCGGGCGGCGCGACCCTTGAGACCCAGGTGCTGACGGATCACTTCTTCCAGCTGGAAGCCCACGGTGTAGCTGGGATTGAGCGCCGTCATCGGGTCCTGGAACACCATCGACAGCTCCTTGCCGATCAGGTGACGCCGACGGCGACCCTTGAGGCTGAGCAGGTCCTGGCCATCGAAGGTCAGGCGGTCGGCGGTGATACGGCCAGGGTGATCAATCAGGCCCATCACGGCCATCATGGTCACCGATTTGCCGGAGCCGGATTCACCGACGATGGCGACGATCTCGCCCTGATCCACCGTGAGATCGAGGCCTTCCACCACCGGCGGGGCGTCGGCGCCGCCGAAGCGGACCGAGAGGTTCTGGATTTCGAGGAGGCTCATGACTGCACCTTCAGACGCGGATCGAGGGCATCGCGCAGGCCGTCGCCCATCAGGTTGATGGCCAGCACGGTGAAGAGGATGGCGAGACCCGGCAGGGTCACCACCCACCAGGCGCGCTCGATGTAGTCGCGGGCCGAGGCCAGCATGGTGCCCCACTCGGGGGTGGGCGGCTGCACGCCGAGGCCGAGGAAGCCCAGGGCGGCGGCATCGAGGATCGCCGAGGAGAAGCTCAGGGTGGCCTGGACGATCAGCGGCGCCATGCAGTTGGGCAGCACGCTGACGAACATCAGGCGCAGGGTACCGGCGCCCGCCAGCCGCGAGGCGGTGACATAGTCGCGGTGCAGTTCGCCCATCACCGCGGCGCGGGTCAGGCGGACATAGGAGGGCAGCGAGACGATGGCGATGGCCACCACGGTGTTGATCAGGCCTGGGCCGAGGATGGCGACGATGGCCACGGCCAGCAGCAGCGAGGGCAGCGCCAGCATGATGTCCATCAGGCGCATGATCACCGGACCGGCGCGGTTGGGCGAGAAGCCGGCGATCAGTCCGAGCAGGATGCCGGGAATCAGCGAGAAGACCACCGAGGCCAGGCCGATCAGCAGCGACAGCCGGGCACCATGGATCAGCCGGCTGAGCAGGTCACGGCCCAGCTCGTCGGTGCCCAGGGGGAACTGACTGGTGCCACCGTCCAGCCACAGCGGCGGGGTGAGCATGAAGTCGCGGAACTGCTCGCTGGGCGCATGGGGTGCGACCCAGGGCGCGAAGAGCGCGCAGAAGACCACGATGACCATGAAGATCAGCCCGCCCAGGGCGCCCTTGTTGCGGGCGAAGGCGTGCCAGAACTCCTTGAAGGGGGAGGGGTAGAGGGCGCTCGGGTCTTGAGCGGCCGGGGTGTTTACCGTTGTCATAGGCTCTGTCCGTATGGGCGCATCAACGCTGGTGGCGGATGCGCGGATTGACCAGGCCGTAGAGGATGTCCACGACGAAATTGACCAGGATGACCAGGGTGGCGATCAGCAGGATGCCGTTCTGCACCACCGGGTAGTCCCGGGCGCCGATGGCCTCGATCAGCCACTTGCCGATGCCGGGCCAGGAAAAGATGGTCTCGGTGAGCACCGCGCCGGAGAGCAGGCTGCCCACCTGCAGGCCGAGCACCGTCAGGACCGGAATCAGGGCATTGCGCAGGGCGTGGACGAAGACCACGCGCCCCGGCGACAGGCCCTTGGCCCGGGCGGTCCGCACATAGTCTTCGCGCAGGACTTCGAGCATGGCCGAGCGGGTCATGCGGGCGATTACCGCCAGGGGAATGGTCCCCACCACGATGGCCGGCAGGATCAGGTGCTTGAGGGCGTCGATGAAGGCGCCGGGTTCGTCGGAGAGCAGGGTGTCGATGAGCATGAAGCCGGTGCGCGGCGGAATGTCGTAGAGCAGGTCCAGGCGGCCGGAAACCGGGGTCCAGCCGAGCTGCACCGAGAACAGCATGATCAGCAGCAGGCCCCACCAGAAGATCGGCATGGAGTAGCCGGTCAGGGCCACGCCCATCACCCCGTGGTCCACCGTGGAGCCGCGCCTCAGGGCGGCGAGGATGCCGGCCAGCACGCCGAACACCGTGGCGAACAGCATGGCCGCCACCGAAAGCTCCAGGGTGGCTGGGAACAGGGTCAGGAATTCGTCCCAGACCCCGACGCGGCTGCGCAGGGATTCGCCGAGGTTGCCCTGGGCGAGATTACCGATGTAGTCGAAATACTGCTGGTACAGGGGCTTGTCGAGGCCCAGGCGGTGCATGGCTTCGGCGTGCATCTGCGGATCGACGCGGCGTTCGCCCATCATGACTTCCACCGGATCGCCGGGGATGAGGCGGATCAGGGCGAAGGTCAGCAGGGTGACGCCAAAGAACGTCGGTATCAGCAGCCCGAAGCGACGGGCGATGAAGGCGAGCATCGGAGGGGGTATCTCCTCTTGAGGCTGATCAAGACGGCGCGAGTACATGCCCGGCCGCGTTTTTAAGTGAGAGCGCGCTCAAAAGCTAATGAGCTTTTGATCTGACTCTCAGACCTTGTGGGCCTGGATTCATCCCTGAAAAGACCATCCTGGTCCGCAACGAACGACACCTGCGGGCAGCAGGCTCGTTCGGTCCTACGAATAGGTTCGAAGAGCGCTCTGAACCAGTGCTCCAAACCCGGCAGACTACCACGTTGCCACGGGCGTCGATATCTTCGACATGGCCAGGGCTTCGCCGGTGTTCGCCACGCGATCCCGGCCAAGTGCCGGGTGCTGCGCGAAATCTGCCGGGTTCGGTCATCACAGCAGGTTGAACGGCAGGGTGGACACCAGGCGCAGTTCCTTGACGTTGCCGTCGACCTGGTTCTGGCTGGCGCGGTGATCGGTCAGCAGCAGGCGGAAGCGGCTGTCCTTGAGCGTGCCCTGTTGCACCTTGTAGGTGGTGACCAGGCCGATCTCGCGGTGCTTCTCGCCATCCTGCTGCAGGACCTCGGCATAGTTGGCGTACTTGCCGGCGCCGGCGTCGTAGTGGGTGCCGTCGATGTCCCAGCCCTTGGCGTACCAGACGCCGGTGCTCAGACCGGGCACGCCAAAGTAGCTCCAGTCAGTCTCGTAGCGGATCTGCAGTGACTTCTCGTTGGGGCCGTTGTAGTCCGAGACCAGGGAGTTGGCCAGGTAGATGGCCGCGGTCTCGTGGGCGTAGTCGAAGTACTCGTTGCCGTCGATCTGCTGGTAGGCCAGGGTCAGGCTGTGGGCCTGGTGGCTGCCGGTGAACGCCAGGCTCCAGGCGGTGTTGTCGATGTTGCCGGCCTTGGCGCTGCCGGCGTCGACGGTGCGATAGGCGTTGGCCACCGCCTTCCAGGCGAAGGTGTCGAGGGTGCCGCCGGCCTGGGTGACGCTCAGGAAGTACTGGTTCCAGACGTCTTCGAAGTTGGCGCCATAGACGCTGACTTCCCAGCCCTGGGGCAGCTTGTAGTTGCCGCCGAGAAAGCTCAGGCGGTCGGCGGTGACCTCGCGGGTGCCGTACTCGGTGGTCCACTTCTCGTCGCCGGCGCCGGTCCGCGGGCTGACGCGGGTGAAGCTGCCGCCCTGCAGCGAGAGGTTGTCCCACTCATCGCTGGTCAGCGCGAAGCCGTCGAAGCCGGAGGGGAAGGGCCGGTTGTCGTTGTAGCTGATCACCGGGGTGTCGAGCATGAAACGGCCGATCTTGAGTTCGGTGTTGGAGACGCGGAAGCGGGCATCGGCGATGCCCAGCTTGGACCATTCCGCATGGCCCTCGCCCTCGGCGTTGGCCAGGGTGCGGTTGCCGCCGCCACCGATGCGGCCCTTGCCGCGTTCCAGGTTGGTGGCCTGGTAGCCCGCCACGTCGATGCCGAAGCCCACCGGGCCCTGGGTGTAGCCGGAGCTGTACTTGAGCGCCGTGGCCTGGACCCAGGTGTTGCGCGAATGGGTGCGCACCCGGGTGCCGTTCTTGCTGTAGCTGAAGATCGGATCGGAGCTGGTCTCGCGGGCGAAGAAGTTGCGCGTGGTCAGGGTCAGGCTGTCGTCGGCCAGAAAACCCTTTGCGCCTGCCTGGCCCTTCACCGGCTTCTGCACGTTGGGCAGGGTCTGGACCTCGTTGGCGTAGCTGGGATCTTCCGGCGCCGGGGACTGGGCGTGGGCGGTCAGCGCCAGGGTGAGCAGGGAGAGGGCAAGGCCTCCACGGTGCAGGTTGGTCATCGGTTGTGCTCCAAAGCAGTTGTTTTTGCTGTTATCTGGGCGTTTTCCGGCACGACCGGACCCGTCGCGCCAGAGGCTGGCGCGAGGTGGGTAAGGTCGTGGGGCGGGCCGCCCGGGCCCGGTTTGTTGCGGCGTCAGGCGCCGATCAGTCGAGGGTCACCGTGGAGAAGTCGTAGACCCCCAACGGGCTCTGCACATAGCCCTGCACCTTGGGTTGCAGGACGTCGGTGAACAGCGGGTGCGCCAGCGGAATCCAGGGCATCTGCTGGTGGAAGATCTGCTGGGCCTGCTCGTAGAGGGCCGCGCGCTGGGCGGGATCGTTGATGCGCTTGGCCTTCTCGATGGCGTCGTTGAACGCCTTGTCGCACCAGAAGGAACGGTTCTCGCCACCCTGCACGGCCGCGCAACTCAGGTTGGTGGTGAGGAAGTTGTCCGGATCGCCATTGTCGCCGGTCCAGCTCATCATCATCAGGTCGTGCTCGCCGGCTTTGGTACGCTTGACGAACTCACCCCACTCGAACTGGGTGATCTCGGCCTTGATGCCGATCTTGGCCAGGTCGCCTTGGATCAGCTGGGCCACCAGGGCCGGACTGCCACCAGGACCGCTGCCGGTGCTGATGTAGTACTTGAGGGTGAAGCCATTGGCGTAGCCGGCGTCCTTGAGCAGCGCCTTGGCCTTCTCCACGTCGTGGGGCCAGGGCTTGATGTCCTTGGCATAGCCCAGCAGCGAGGAGGGGTAGGGGTTGATCGCCGCCTTGGCGCCGCCCTCGCCGAACACCGTCTTCAGGTAGTTCTGCTGATCGAAGGCCATGGCGATGGCCTGGCGCACCCGCACATCGCTCAGCGGCTTGTGCCTGGTGTTCATCGCCAGGTAGGAGGTGGTCTGGCTTTCCACCTGGGCCAGCTTGAGGTGCTTGTCCTGCTTGAGCATCGGCACGTCCTGCGGTTTGACCGTCAGGCCGATCTGGCACTCGTTGTTGCGTACCCGCTGGATACGCACGTTGGGATCCAGGGTCACCGCCAGCACCAGGCCATCCATCGGCGGCTTCTGGCCGAAGTAGTCCGGGTTGACCTTGTAGCGAGTATTGGAATCCTTGGCATAGCGCTGGAAGACGTAGGGACCGGTGCCGATGGGCTTCTGGTTGATGTCATCGGTCTTCTTGCTGGCTAGCAGGCTGTCGGCGTATTCCTTGGACAGGATGGAGCCGAAGGCCATGGCGAGGTCGGCGAGGAAGGGCGCCTCGGGCTGGTTGAGGGTGAAGCGCACATGGCTGTCGTCCACCTTCTCGATGGACTTGATCAGGCTGCCCATCTCCATGGCCGCGGCATAGGGATAGCCGCTGGGGGAGAGGTTGTACCAGGGGTTGTTCTTGTCGAGCATGCGCTCGAAGCTGAACACCACGTCGTCGGCGTTGAAGTCGCGGCTGGGCTTGAAGTACTCGGTGGTGTGGAATTTCACGCCTTGGCGCAGGGCGAAGGTGTACTGCAGGCCGTCAGGGGAGATCTCCCAGCTTTCCGCCAGGCCCGGCTCCAGTTCCGCGCTGCCCTGCTTGAATTCCACCAGGCGGTCGTACAGCGGCGTGGCCGAGGCGTTGAAGGTGTAGCCGGAGGTGTAGCGACCCGGGTCGAAGCCTTCCGGGTTGGCCTCGGTGCAGACCACCAGGGGCCGCGCCAGGGCGGCATTGGCCGTCAGGCAGAGGAGGGCGGCGAGGGACAGCGAGAAGAGTGGTTTGGACACGGAAGGCTCCTTGTGAAAGGCCCGCGGGGCGAGCCGGACAGGATCAGCGGTCGAGGCTTACGCCATAGAAACCGGTGACGCCGAAGGGGTTGATCTTGAAGCCCTGCACCTCTTTGCGCATGGGCTGGGACACCACCGAATGGGCCATGGGACTCACCGGCATCTGCTGGCGAATAATCTGTTGCGCCTGCTCGTAGAGACGGGTGCGCTGGGCGCGATCGTTGCTGGTCTTGGCCTGCTGGATGAGGGCGTCGTAGTCCTTGTCGCACCAGCGCGCATAGTTGCTGCCACCGATGGCGCTGCAGCCGTAGAGCACGCCCAGCCAGTTGTCCGGATCGCCGTTGTCACCGGTCCAGCCATAGGTCAGGACATCGTGCTCGCCGGCCTTGGCTCTCTTGATGTACTCGCCCCATTCGTAGCTGACGATCTTGGCCTTGATGCCGACCTTGGCCCAGTCCTGCTGGATCATCTGCGCCGACTGGCGAGCGTTGGGGTTGGAAGAGCGCTGCACGGTCATGGCCCAGAGAGCGATTTCGGTGCCGTCCTTGATCCCGGCCTGCTTGAGCAGGGCGCGGGCCTTGGTCGGATCATAGGGCGCGCCCTTGATGCTTTTGTCGTAGGACCACTGGTTGGGCGGGATCACGTTCTGCGCCACCTGGCCGGCCCCCTGGAACACGGTATCGACGATGGCCTGCTTGTTGATGGCCATGTCCAGGGCGCGCCGCACCTCGGGCTTGTCCAGCGGCGGATGCTGGACGTTGTAGGCGAGGAAGCCGACGTTGAAACCCGGCTGCTGCAGCACCTTGAGGTGAGGATCCTGCTTCATCTCCAGCAGATCCGCCGGGCGCGCATAGCCGCTGACCTGGCACTCGTTGGCCTTGAGCTTCTGCAGGCGGGTAGCGGCATCGGGAGTGATGGCGAAGATCAGGTTGTCGAGCTTGACGTCCTCGGGCTTCCAGTAGTCCGGATTACCCTTGAAGCGGATCACCGCATCCTTCTGGTAGCGACTGAAGACGAAGGGACCGGTGCCGATGGGCTGCTGGTTGAGCAGCTCGGGCTTGCCTTCCTTGAGCAACTGATCGGCGTATTCGGCCGATTGAATGGAGGCGAAGCTCATTGCCAGGTCGGCGGCGAAGGCGGCGTCCACCTTGTTCAGGGTGAAGACCACGGTGTGGTCGTCGACCTTGGCCACCTTGGCGATGTTCTGGTCCAGCCCCATGTCGGTGAAGTAGGGGAATTCGGTGGGATAGGCCCTACGGAACGGCTGGTTCTTGTCCAGCATGCGCTGGAAGGTGAAGACCACGTCGTCGGCGTTGAAGTCGCGCGTGGGCTTGAAGTAGTCGGTGGTGTGGAATTTCACGCCCTGGCGCAGGTGGAAGGTATAGGTCTTGCCATCCGCGCTTACGTCCCATTTGGTCGCCAGGCCCGGCTCCAGGGTGGTGCCGCCACGCTGGAACTGCACCAGGCGGTTGAAGACGGTTTCCGCGGAGGCATCGAATTCGGTGCCCGAGGTGTATTGCGCTGGATCGAAACCGGCCGGGCTGGCTTCCGAGCAATAGACGAGATTGCTCGCCGCCTGGGCGAGCGGAGCACAGGCGAGCAGGCTCGCCGCCAGCAACGAGTAGGCGTAGGGAAGGCGCATGGGTCTCACTCCATCAGTCAAATGAACGGCCAGGGCCGGGAGTCTGGCTCCCGACCCTGGCCAAGAGGCTTCACTTGCTGACGCTGACGCCGTAGAACTCGTTCAACCCGAAGGGGCTGATCTTGTAGTCCTGGACTTCCTTGCGCATCGGCATGTAGACCGTGGAATGCGCGATGGGCGTCATGGGTACCTGCTGCTTGAGCACCTGCTGGGCCTGTTCGTAGAGCTTGGTGCGCTCGCCCTGGTCGGTCACGCGCTTGGCCTTGACCACCAGGTCCTCGAACGGCTGGTAGCACCAGCGGGAGAAGTTGTTGCCACCGATGGCCTTGCAGCCGAAGAGGGTCGCCAGCCAGTTGTCCGGGTCGCCGTTGTCGCCGCTCCAGCCGATCAGCATGATGTCCTGCTCGCCGCTCTTGGAGCGCTTGATGTACTCGCCCCATTCGTAGCTGACGATCTTGGTCTTAACGCCGATCTTGGCCCAGTCCTGCTGCAGCATCTCTGCCATCAGGCGCGCATTGGGATTATAGGGACGCTGCACCGGCATGGCCCAGAGGGTAAGTTCGGTGCCTTCCTTAAAGCCGGCTTCCTTGAGCAGGGCCTTGGCCTTTTCCGGATCGTAGGGCGCGTCCTTGATGGACTTGTCGTAGGACCACTGGGTCGGCGGCATGGCGTTGACCGCCACCTGGCCGGCGCCTTGGTAGACGGCGTTGATGATGGCCTCCTTGTTGACGGCCATGTCCATCGCCTGGCGCACCTTGAGCTTCGCCAGATCGCCATGTTCGACGTTGTAGGAGATGTAGCCCAGGTTGAAGCCCGGCTGCGACGGCAGCTTGAGATTCGGGTCCTTCTTCAGGCCGTCCAGGTCCGCCGGACGCGGATAGACGGTGATCTGGCACTCGCCGGCCTTGAGCTTCTGCATCCGTACCGAAGGATCGGTGTTGATGGAGAAGATCAGGTTGTCCACCTTGGGCCCATCGACCTTGTCCCAGTAGTCCGGGTTGGCCTTGTAGCGGATCACCGCATCCTTCTGGTAGCGGCTGAAGACGAAGGGACCGGTGCCGATCGGCTTTTGGTTGATCTCGGCAGCCTTGCCGGCCTTGAGCAGCTTGTCGGCGTATTCGGCCGACTGGATCGACGGGAAGGGCATCGCCAGGTTCTGCAGGAAGGCGGCGTCCACTTCGTTGAGGGTCATGCGCACCGTGTAGTCGTCGACCTTTTCCACCTTGGCGATGTTCTGGTCCAGGCCCATGTCGGTGAAGTAGGGGAATTCGGTGGGGTAGGCCTTACGGAACGGATTGTCCTTGTCCAGCATGCGCTGGAAGGTGAAGAGGACGTCATCGGCATCGAAGTCGCGGGTCGGCTTGAAGTAGTCCGTGGTGTGGAATTTCACGCCCTTGCGCAGGTGGAAGGTGTACACCTTGCCGTCTTCGCTGATGTCCCAGCTCTCCGCCAGACCCGGCTTGACCTGGGTACCGCCGCGCTCGAACTGGGTCAGCTTGTTGAAGATGGTTTCCGCCGACGCATCGAAATCGGTGCCAGTGGTGTATTGCGCCGGATCGAAACCGGCCGGGCTGCCTTCGGAGCAGAACACCAGGTTGGTTGCCTGTGCCAGGGGTGCGCCGGCCAGCAGACCGGAAGCGAAGAGGGCAGCGAGTACGTTCTTGTGCATGGAGACCTCATGTCGGGGACGGCGCAACACGATGTGGCGTTGCGAAACAGAATGCCGATGTCTTGTGGACAGATGAGCCCACATGCACAGCTTATGCCCATGTCCATAGCTCAGGCGAGCTATTGACCCTGAGCGACCCAAACAGGAAACAGATGTCGCAAAGATGTAAGACGAGGTATCACGACGGGAAGGCAGTGCGCACCAAAAGTGCGCACCGAAACAGCGTTGTTACTTTTCTGCCCTAGATCAGGGCATCTGTACCTCGATGGTACCGCCCGCAGTCACTTCGACGGTGGTGGTACCGGGGGCAACGTCCGGAGTCACGGCATCACTGGCGGCCTTCATCGCCGACATGCGCAGCATCGGCAGCGGCTGGGGAACGCCACTGGTGCCCAGATCCAGATTGACGATGCGATAGCCCGAGCCCCCCAGGGCGTCGGTCGCCAACTGGGCGCGGGCCTTGAAGGCGGCCACGGCGTCCTTGAACAGGGCATCCTCCTGCTGCTTGCGGGTGCCATCGGCGATGGTGAATTGCAGGTTGCCCATCTTCAGCGTGCCCAGCAGCTCGCCGGTCAGCTTGGACAGGGCGGCGAAATCCGTGCTTTCCAGGCGCAGCTCGCCGCGCTCGCGCCAGGCATTGATGGCACGGCCCTGGTCTTCGTAGACCGGGTAGGTGTTGCGATTGCCCAGGGAGACATCCACGCCTTTGACCTTGCGGGCTTCTTCCAGGGCTGCATTGAGAGTCTTGGTGGTGTCGCTGGCCAGAGCGGCCGGATCCTGGCCCTGGCTCTCGGTATAGAGCATGACCTGCATGCGATCACGCGGCACTTCGCGACTGACCT includes these proteins:
- a CDS encoding SIMPL domain-containing protein (The SIMPL domain is named for its presence in mouse protein SIMPL (signalling molecule that associates with mouse pelle-like kinase). Bacterial member BP26, from Brucella, was shown to assemble into a channel-like structure, while YggE from E. coli has been associated with resistance to oxidative stress.); this translates as MTFSLRPLVLGAALFSAALATGAQADEPRYNQISLRAEVSREVPRDRMQVMLYTESQGQDPAALASDTTKTLNAALEEARKVKGVDVSLGNRNTYPVYEDQGRAINAWRERGELRLESTDFAALSKLTGELLGTLKMGNLQFTIADGTRKQQEDALFKDAVAAFKARAQLATDALGGSGYRIVNLDLGTSGVPQPLPMLRMSAMKAASDAVTPDVAPGTTTVEVTAGGTIEVQMP
- a CDS encoding ABC transporter substrate-binding protein encodes the protein MRLPYAYSLLAASLLACAPLAQAASNLVYCSEASPAGFDPAQYTSGTEFDASAETVFNRLVQFQRGGTTLEPGLATKWDVSADGKTYTFHLRQGVKFHTTDYFKPTRDFNADDVVFTFQRMLDKNQPFRRAYPTEFPYFTDMGLDQNIAKVAKVDDHTVVFTLNKVDAAFAADLAMSFASIQSAEYADQLLKEGKPELLNQQPIGTGPFVFSRYQKDAVIRFKGNPDYWKPEDVKLDNLIFAITPDAATRLQKLKANECQVSGYARPADLLEMKQDPHLKVLQQPGFNVGFLAYNVQHPPLDKPEVRRALDMAINKQAIVDTVFQGAGQVAQNVIPPNQWSYDKSIKGAPYDPTKARALLKQAGIKDGTEIALWAMTVQRSSNPNARQSAQMIQQDWAKVGIKAKIVSYEWGEYIKRAKAGEHDVLTYGWTGDNGDPDNWLGVLYGCSAIGGSNYARWCDKDYDALIQQAKTSNDRAQRTRLYEQAQQIIRQQMPVSPMAHSVVSQPMRKEVQGFKINPFGVTGFYGVSLDR
- a CDS encoding ABC transporter substrate-binding protein is translated as MHKNVLAALFASGLLAGAPLAQATNLVFCSEGSPAGFDPAQYTTGTDFDASAETIFNKLTQFERGGTQVKPGLAESWDISEDGKVYTFHLRKGVKFHTTDYFKPTRDFDADDVLFTFQRMLDKDNPFRKAYPTEFPYFTDMGLDQNIAKVEKVDDYTVRMTLNEVDAAFLQNLAMPFPSIQSAEYADKLLKAGKAAEINQKPIGTGPFVFSRYQKDAVIRYKANPDYWDKVDGPKVDNLIFSINTDPSVRMQKLKAGECQITVYPRPADLDGLKKDPNLKLPSQPGFNLGYISYNVEHGDLAKLKVRQAMDMAVNKEAIINAVYQGAGQVAVNAMPPTQWSYDKSIKDAPYDPEKAKALLKEAGFKEGTELTLWAMPVQRPYNPNARLMAEMLQQDWAKIGVKTKIVSYEWGEYIKRSKSGEQDIMLIGWSGDNGDPDNWLATLFGCKAIGGNNFSRWCYQPFEDLVVKAKRVTDQGERTKLYEQAQQVLKQQVPMTPIAHSTVYMPMRKEVQDYKISPFGLNEFYGVSVSK